In Moorella sp. Hama-1, a single genomic region encodes these proteins:
- a CDS encoding nicotinate-nucleotide pyrophosphorylase encodes MELREFLFAPLEGQEFTFQITAREKGIFSGAGRLEQEAAELGLQAALLVAEGETLEPGSCLLRGRGRAAEIILAEEMLPGLIGKPSGVATAAATFVRRAAGRLKIVCGAWKKVAPEIRPDLRRAIATGGAGVRITDRPFIYLDKNYVRLLGGVGPAVARARAYASERIITVQLRGEGQPVADEAAAAVRAGAGILMVDTGNLGDLETVVATARASGWRERVQIAFAGGVTQEELEAVIAAGADIVDVGRAIIDAPLLDLSLDVERERLWPGSK; translated from the coding sequence GTGGAGCTTAGGGAATTCCTCTTTGCCCCCCTGGAGGGGCAGGAGTTTACTTTTCAAATAACGGCCCGGGAAAAGGGGATTTTCTCCGGAGCTGGGCGGCTGGAACAGGAGGCGGCTGAACTGGGCCTTCAGGCTGCGCTCCTGGTCGCCGAGGGAGAAACCCTGGAACCGGGAAGCTGCCTCCTCCGGGGCCGGGGTCGGGCGGCAGAAATCATCCTGGCTGAGGAAATGCTCCCCGGCCTTATCGGCAAGCCCTCCGGGGTAGCCACGGCGGCAGCCACTTTTGTCCGCCGGGCCGCCGGGCGCCTGAAGATAGTCTGCGGTGCCTGGAAGAAAGTAGCCCCGGAAATAAGGCCTGACCTGCGCCGGGCTATAGCCACCGGCGGGGCCGGGGTGCGTATCACTGACCGCCCTTTTATCTACCTGGATAAAAACTACGTCCGCCTCCTGGGCGGTGTCGGACCGGCCGTTGCCCGGGCCCGGGCCTACGCCTCGGAAAGGATCATCACTGTTCAACTCCGGGGTGAAGGCCAACCTGTAGCGGACGAGGCCGCGGCGGCCGTCAGGGCCGGGGCCGGCATCCTGATGGTGGATACTGGGAACCTGGGGGACCTGGAAACAGTAGTGGCCACAGCCCGGGCCAGCGGGTGGCGGGAGCGGGTCCAGATAGCCTTTGCCGGCGGCGTTACCCAGGAGGAACTGGAAGCGGTTATCGCTGCCGGTGCCGACATCGTCGACGTCGGCCGGGCCATCATTGATGCGCCCCTCCTGGACCTGAGCCTGGATGTAGAAAGGGAGAGATTATGGCCAGGATCAAAATAA
- a CDS encoding IclR family transcriptional regulator codes for MTVKKPEKQNHSPQIRSLAKALMILDLLAARQGEMSLAEIARELDLPKSTLHGLLSTLRDFGYIEQSAFDGRYRLGVHLFEIGNAVANNWDVRRVAAPHIQRLVDELGETVHLVILDKGEVLYIDKRESHQSLRIVSQVGMRLPAHCTGVGKVLLAYLHPARVRQIVAAKGLTRYTKNTITDLNRLEAELTRIRQLGYAVDNEEIMESLRCVAAPLRDHNGQVCAAISVSGPAARMEGERLQLAIEHLTRTAAEISAGLGYRSALGGDASGA; via the coding sequence ATGACAGTAAAAAAACCGGAGAAGCAAAACCACTCGCCCCAGATCCGCTCCCTGGCCAAGGCTTTGATGATCCTGGATCTCCTGGCGGCCCGCCAGGGGGAGATGTCCCTGGCGGAGATAGCCCGGGAGTTGGATCTGCCTAAGAGCACCCTGCACGGGCTACTCTCGACCCTGCGGGACTTCGGTTACATCGAGCAATCGGCCTTCGACGGTCGCTACCGGCTGGGTGTACACCTTTTCGAAATTGGCAATGCTGTTGCCAACAACTGGGATGTCCGCCGGGTGGCCGCCCCCCACATTCAACGCCTGGTGGATGAGCTGGGGGAAACAGTGCACCTGGTTATCCTGGATAAAGGCGAAGTCCTCTATATTGATAAGCGGGAGAGCCACCAGTCCCTGCGGATTGTCTCCCAGGTAGGTATGCGCCTGCCGGCCCACTGCACCGGCGTAGGTAAGGTTCTCCTGGCTTACCTGCATCCTGCCCGGGTGCGGCAGATTGTCGCCGCCAAAGGATTAACCCGTTATACCAAAAACACCATTACTGATTTAAACCGGTTAGAAGCAGAGCTGACCCGGATACGGCAACTAGGTTATGCCGTAGATAATGAAGAGATCATGGAGAGCCTGCGCTGCGTGGCCGCGCCCCTAAGGGATCACAACGGCCAGGTCTGTGCGGCCATCAGCGTCTCCGGTCCGGCCGCCCGGATGGAAGGGGAAAGGCTGCAGCTGGCCATCGAGCATCTTACCAGGACGGCGGCGGAGATTTCCGCCGGGCTGGGTTACCGGTCCGCTTTGGGAGGTGACGCCAGTGGAGCTTAG
- the rbr gene encoding rubrerythrin: MSSLKGTRTEKNLLTAFAGESQARNRYTYFASQAKKEGYEQIAAIFLETADNEKEHAKRIFKFLEGGEVEISAAFPAGTIASTTVNLGAAAAGENYEHTIMYPGFANVAEEEGFTEIAAVLRAIARAERGHEERYRALLANIETGRVFKRAGKVFWRCRNCGYIHEGDAAPAVCPACAHPQAFFELQALNY, from the coding sequence ATGTCCTCCCTCAAGGGAACCCGCACGGAGAAAAACCTCCTGACCGCCTTTGCCGGTGAGTCCCAGGCGCGCAACCGCTATACCTACTTTGCCAGCCAGGCCAAAAAGGAGGGCTACGAACAGATCGCCGCCATCTTCCTGGAAACGGCCGACAATGAAAAAGAGCATGCTAAAAGGATTTTTAAATTTCTGGAGGGCGGCGAGGTGGAAATTAGCGCCGCTTTCCCGGCCGGTACCATTGCCAGCACGACGGTGAACCTGGGGGCCGCCGCCGCCGGGGAGAATTACGAACATACCATCATGTACCCTGGATTTGCCAATGTCGCCGAGGAGGAAGGTTTTACCGAAATCGCCGCCGTACTGCGGGCCATCGCCCGGGCGGAAAGGGGCCACGAGGAACGTTACCGCGCCCTGCTGGCCAATATCGAAACCGGCCGTGTTTTTAAACGCGCGGGGAAGGTATTCTGGCGCTGCCGCAACTGTGGTTACATCCATGAAGGCGACGCCGCGCCGGCGGTATGCCCGGCCTGCGCCCATCCTCAGGCATTCTTTGAATTACAAGCCCTAAATTATTGA
- a CDS encoding type 1 glutamine amidotransferase domain-containing protein: protein MRVLLLSADGFEDLELFYPYYRIQEAGLEVDLATDQARTIKGKHGYQCPANLALADVDPGLYDALVIPGGRAPQALRTNQAVIDLTRAFYQQEKLIAAICHGPQVLISAGLAAGRKMTAYRSVQAELRQAGAIVVDQQVVIDGRLVTSRQPSDLPAFGGALIQQLFAADEQEG, encoded by the coding sequence TTGCGCGTTTTGCTGCTTAGCGCTGACGGTTTTGAGGATCTAGAGCTGTTTTACCCTTATTACCGTATACAGGAAGCCGGCCTGGAAGTAGATCTAGCGACCGACCAGGCCCGGACCATTAAAGGCAAGCATGGCTATCAATGCCCGGCCAACCTGGCCCTGGCAGATGTAGATCCTGGTCTTTACGACGCTTTGGTAATCCCCGGCGGCCGGGCGCCGCAAGCCCTCCGCACCAACCAGGCCGTAATTGACTTGACCCGGGCCTTTTACCAGCAGGAGAAATTAATTGCCGCCATTTGCCACGGTCCCCAGGTGTTAATCAGCGCCGGCCTGGCGGCCGGTCGTAAAATGACGGCTTATCGCAGCGTCCAGGCGGAGCTGCGGCAGGCAGGGGCGATCGTTGTCGACCAGCAGGTGGTAATCGACGGCAGGCTGGTCACCTCGCGCCAGCCGAGCGATTTACCTGCCTTTGGTGGGGCGCTAATTCAGCAGCTTTTCGCCGCTGATGAACAAGAAGGGTAG
- a CDS encoding spore coat protein: MPIQGFDDKTICSDCLASEKLLTSCYNTAITESANDQLRRDFMAVYQDEQNCLKAVWDVMHTRGWYQLDMANQQEISQLSQRMQQEHQRLLQGGMAGGFNMGQAGMGGIPQYRI; this comes from the coding sequence ATGCCTATTCAGGGATTCGATGACAAAACCATCTGCAGCGATTGCCTGGCCAGCGAGAAGCTCCTGACCAGTTGTTACAACACCGCTATTACCGAGAGTGCCAACGACCAGCTGCGGCGGGACTTTATGGCCGTCTACCAGGATGAACAGAACTGCCTGAAGGCAGTCTGGGATGTGATGCATACCAGGGGTTGGTACCAGCTCGATATGGCCAACCAGCAGGAGATCAGCCAGTTGTCCCAAAGGATGCAGCAGGAGCACCAGCGCCTGCTGCAGGGTGGCATGGCGGGTGGCTTCAATATGGGACAGGCCGGTATGGGCGGCATACCCCAGTACCGGATTTAA
- a CDS encoding spore coat protein, which produces MSLTQTELMQLRENLSNEMLMIQKFGVFASQCTDPQLRNVLTSVQQAHQRHYNTLIRHLGGQQMM; this is translated from the coding sequence ATGAGTTTGACCCAGACGGAGCTCATGCAGCTCCGGGAGAACCTGAGCAACGAGATGCTCATGATCCAGAAGTTCGGGGTCTTTGCTTCCCAGTGCACCGATCCCCAGTTACGGAACGTCCTTACTTCGGTGCAGCAGGCCCACCAGCGCCATTACAACACCTTGATTCGCCACCTGGGCGGACAGCAAATGATGTAG
- a CDS encoding radical SAM protein: MNLAATYVGEKVLEQGVKLILHNPEKNIPRLVNLAEKLARDPYHREMVANVKKVLKNKESNWYQFARRLLTTTHPNIRQRLAMDFFINSTFVGVPRQKEWSAKLGVAVPWAILMDPTERCNLRCLGCWAGDYQRTQELDLATMDRVITEGEKLGINFIVLSGGEPLVRRRDIVRLAEKHPDQVFHLFTNGTLIDRAFVDDMVRLGNITVALSLEGFEEKTDARRGKGVFARVMQAMDLMRAAGVVYGVSVTYSRNNTAELGSDEFLDMLVDKGVAFGWYFTYIPIGKDVDLEMMATPEQRAWMFDRIQYFRQTKPIFLVDFWNDGEASNGCIAGGRRYFHINAAGEVEPCAFVHYSTCNIKDVSLVEALQNPLFRAYQARQPFNTNLRRPCPLIDNPEMLREMVAESGARATQVHTDETAAEFAAKLAPYAREWGEVADQIWQQQGPVGAEAATAGEGCRAH, translated from the coding sequence GTGAACCTGGCGGCAACCTATGTTGGCGAAAAGGTGCTGGAGCAGGGGGTAAAGTTGATTCTCCATAACCCCGAAAAGAATATTCCGCGCCTGGTTAACCTGGCCGAAAAGCTGGCAAGGGATCCCTACCATCGGGAGATGGTGGCTAACGTTAAAAAAGTACTGAAGAATAAGGAAAGCAACTGGTACCAGTTTGCCCGGCGGCTGCTGACCACCACCCATCCCAATATCCGCCAGCGCCTGGCCATGGACTTTTTTATCAATTCCACTTTTGTTGGTGTGCCCCGGCAAAAGGAATGGTCGGCCAAACTGGGAGTCGCGGTGCCCTGGGCCATCCTCATGGACCCGACGGAAAGGTGTAACCTGCGCTGCTTGGGCTGTTGGGCCGGCGATTACCAGCGCACCCAGGAGCTGGATCTGGCGACCATGGACCGGGTGATTACTGAGGGAGAAAAGCTGGGCATTAACTTTATCGTCCTTTCCGGCGGGGAACCCCTGGTAAGGCGGCGGGACATTGTCCGCCTGGCGGAGAAGCACCCCGACCAGGTTTTCCACCTCTTTACCAACGGTACTTTGATTGACCGGGCCTTTGTAGATGATATGGTCCGCCTGGGCAACATTACTGTCGCCCTCAGCCTGGAGGGTTTCGAGGAAAAGACCGATGCCCGCCGGGGTAAAGGCGTTTTTGCCCGGGTGATGCAGGCCATGGACCTCATGCGGGCGGCGGGGGTTGTTTACGGCGTATCGGTTACCTACAGCCGTAATAACACCGCCGAACTGGGCAGTGACGAGTTTCTTGATATGCTGGTAGATAAAGGCGTGGCCTTTGGCTGGTATTTTACCTATATCCCTATCGGCAAAGACGTAGATCTGGAGATGATGGCCACCCCGGAGCAGCGGGCCTGGATGTTTGACCGCATCCAGTATTTCCGTCAGACCAAACCCATCTTCCTGGTGGACTTCTGGAACGACGGCGAGGCCAGCAACGGCTGTATCGCCGGCGGCCGGCGTTACTTCCACATCAACGCCGCCGGGGAGGTAGAGCCCTGCGCCTTTGTCCACTACAGCACCTGCAATATCAAGGATGTCAGCCTGGTGGAAGCCCTGCAGAATCCCCTCTTTCGCGCTTACCAGGCGCGCCAACCCTTTAACACCAACCTGCGCCGGCCCTGTCCCCTGATTGATAACCCGGAGATGCTGCGGGAGATGGTGGCCGAGTCCGGCGCCCGGGCGACCCAGGTCCACACCGACGAGACGGCAGCGGAGTTCGCCGCCAAGCTGGCCCCCTACGCCCGGGAGTGGGGAGAAGTCGCCGACCAGATCTGGCAACAACAGGGGCCGGTTGGTGCCGAGGCGGCGACTGCAGGTGAGGGCTGCCGGGCTCATTGA
- a CDS encoding universal stress protein, whose protein sequence is MKVLVPVDGSDNSMRAVDYALQMVKNHPTVEVTLLAVACHYETRYIEGYALDGELLSKQCQEQFGEVLVKARQVFKDAGVEVKTEMVTGDPGTAITAYVEDNAIDRVVMGSRGLSPFKGMILGSVTYKVLHNVKVPVTIVK, encoded by the coding sequence ATGAAAGTACTGGTTCCGGTTGATGGTTCCGATAACTCCATGCGGGCGGTAGATTATGCCCTGCAGATGGTCAAAAACCATCCTACGGTGGAAGTAACGTTGCTGGCGGTGGCCTGCCACTACGAAACCCGCTATATTGAAGGCTATGCCCTGGATGGTGAATTATTGAGCAAGCAATGCCAGGAACAATTCGGGGAGGTCCTGGTCAAGGCGCGCCAGGTTTTTAAAGACGCCGGGGTGGAAGTAAAAACGGAGATGGTAACCGGCGACCCGGGGACGGCCATTACCGCTTACGTTGAGGATAATGCCATTGACAGGGTGGTCATGGGCAGCAGGGGGTTAAGCCCCTTCAAGGGGATGATCCTGGGCAGTGTCACCTACAAAGTGTTGCATAACGTCAAGGTGCCGGTAACGATTGTGAAGTAG
- a CDS encoding ferritin, which yields MADAKLLAQLNEQITREFYSAYLYLAMEAYLANKNLDGMAHFFHVQFQEELDHGVNLFNYVHKIGGQVTLGAIPQPEAAYQDPAAVFKAALAHERTVTAAFYELYEAAVAVRDHTTSTFLQWYITEQAEEEETLVKILHKLDLIGNDGMGLLMLDSELAQRVYTPPAGLPGAGPKNQ from the coding sequence ATGGCTGATGCCAAGTTGCTGGCCCAATTAAATGAACAGATAACCAGGGAATTCTATTCCGCCTACCTGTACCTGGCCATGGAGGCATATCTAGCCAACAAAAACCTGGACGGCATGGCCCATTTCTTTCATGTCCAGTTCCAGGAGGAGCTGGATCATGGCGTGAATCTATTTAATTATGTCCATAAAATCGGCGGCCAGGTCACCCTGGGGGCGATCCCGCAACCGGAGGCCGCTTACCAGGATCCGGCGGCGGTATTTAAAGCCGCCCTGGCCCATGAAAGAACAGTGACCGCCGCCTTTTACGAACTCTATGAGGCTGCCGTGGCGGTCCGGGATCATACCACCAGTACCTTCCTGCAATGGTATATCACCGAGCAGGCCGAGGAAGAGGAGACCCTGGTCAAGATCCTGCATAAGCTGGACCTCATTGGTAATGACGGTATGGGCTTGTTGATGCTGGATAGTGAGCTGGCTCAAAGGGTTTACACGCCGCCGGCAGGACTGCCGGGCGCCGGGCCTAAAAATCAATAG
- a CDS encoding ferredoxin-thioredoxin reductase catalytic domain-containing protein has protein sequence MSSKIFCPVCRATFVFRDAGGPGQVLICPICGASLEITTGAPELQVRKLPQAPRTEITARVDNFARLRGYVFNEDKELFIDGLLKKQQRYGDFFCPCRYDNVPENICPCLDARSNRVHKEGRCWCGLFNLPGPAGRAPAR, from the coding sequence ATGAGCAGTAAAATTTTTTGCCCTGTGTGCAGGGCGACGTTCGTCTTTCGGGATGCCGGGGGACCCGGTCAGGTGTTGATCTGCCCCATATGCGGCGCCAGTTTGGAAATAACGACTGGGGCGCCGGAACTACAGGTCCGCAAACTGCCCCAGGCTCCCAGGACGGAAATAACTGCGCGGGTTGACAACTTCGCCCGGTTACGCGGTTATGTTTTTAACGAAGACAAGGAGTTGTTCATCGACGGTCTATTGAAGAAACAGCAACGCTACGGTGATTTTTTCTGTCCCTGCCGTTATGATAACGTGCCGGAAAATATCTGTCCCTGCCTCGACGCCCGGTCGAACAGGGTGCATAAAGAGGGCCGCTGCTGGTGTGGACTGTTTAACCTGCCCGGCCCGGCCGGGCGCGCACCAGCCCGGTAA
- a CDS encoding aspartate aminotransferase family protein, with amino-acid sequence MKFSRQETRDLYHHYINPGLAGMLGLLDFDKAYVRAEGMAVWDRDGKRYLDFLGGYGALNLGHNPPAVLAAVKEAMGRPNLLQASLNPLAAALAHNLAMITPGDLERVFFSNSGTETVEGALKLARAATGREKIIYCHNSFHGKSFGSLSVTGREKYQRPFRPLLPGCEAVPFDDLEALEAKLARQDAAAFIVEPIQGEGGVIVPHDGYLKGARELCDRYGSLLLFDEIQTGFGRTGYLFACEHEGVVPDIMCLAKSLGGGVMPIGAYIARAAVWDRAYGGMDKALLHTSTFGGNSLAAAAGLAALQAILDQDLAGRAAARGEYFLERLRQLKEKYDLIKDVRGRGLIIGLEFNQPVGGLLDKLTRGKVNELAGEYFGSLVAGELLNKHQIITAYTLNNPNVIRLEPPLIVSEEEIDYLLKALESVIRGHGFLGVTLSSTRTALGALLKRR; translated from the coding sequence ATGAAATTCAGCCGCCAGGAAACGCGAGATCTTTACCACCATTATATCAACCCCGGCCTGGCCGGCATGCTGGGCCTGCTGGATTTTGACAAGGCCTATGTCCGGGCCGAGGGGATGGCAGTCTGGGATCGCGATGGTAAGCGTTACCTGGATTTCCTGGGCGGCTACGGCGCCCTGAATTTGGGCCATAACCCGCCGGCGGTCCTGGCGGCAGTTAAAGAGGCCATGGGCCGGCCCAATTTGCTCCAGGCCTCCTTGAATCCCCTGGCGGCGGCCCTGGCCCATAACCTGGCCATGATTACCCCTGGCGACCTGGAGCGGGTTTTTTTCAGCAACAGCGGTACCGAGACGGTAGAAGGCGCCCTGAAGCTCGCCCGGGCGGCCACCGGCCGGGAGAAGATAATTTACTGCCATAATTCCTTTCATGGCAAGAGTTTTGGTTCCCTGTCCGTCACCGGGCGTGAGAAGTATCAGCGTCCCTTCAGGCCCTTGCTGCCCGGCTGTGAGGCCGTCCCCTTTGACGACCTGGAGGCCCTGGAGGCCAAACTCGCGCGCCAGGACGCGGCCGCCTTTATCGTCGAGCCCATCCAGGGTGAGGGTGGGGTAATTGTCCCCCATGACGGTTATCTCAAAGGGGCGCGGGAACTCTGCGACCGCTACGGCAGCCTGCTGCTTTTTGATGAGATCCAGACGGGCTTCGGCCGCACGGGTTATCTCTTTGCCTGCGAACATGAAGGGGTGGTCCCGGATATTATGTGCCTGGCCAAGTCCCTGGGCGGCGGCGTCATGCCCATCGGTGCTTACATCGCCCGGGCCGCCGTCTGGGACAGGGCCTATGGCGGTATGGATAAAGCCCTGCTCCACACCTCTACCTTCGGCGGCAACAGCCTGGCGGCGGCTGCCGGCCTGGCGGCCCTGCAGGCCATCCTCGACCAGGACCTGGCCGGCCGGGCGGCGGCCCGGGGCGAGTATTTCCTGGAGCGGCTGCGGCAGCTAAAGGAAAAATATGATCTAATAAAAGACGTGCGTGGCCGCGGCCTGATTATCGGCCTGGAGTTCAACCAGCCGGTGGGTGGCCTGTTGGACAAACTTACCCGGGGCAAGGTCAACGAACTGGCAGGCGAGTACTTTGGCTCCCTGGTGGCCGGTGAGCTTTTAAATAAACACCAGATAATAACCGCCTATACCCTGAACAATCCTAACGTCATCCGCCTGGAACCGCCCCTGATTGTCAGCGAGGAGGAGATTGATTACTTATTAAAAGCCCTGGAGAGCGTTATCCGCGGCCACGGCTTCCTGGGGGTAACCCTGAGCAGCACCCGGACCGCCCTGGGTGCCCTGTTGAAACGCAGGTAA
- a CDS encoding glutaredoxin family protein: MTIKLYALSTCPYCMKTKQLLNEQGATYDLIDVDLAPDEVAARALEEVRKLTGQQSFPVIVINDRVIRGYHREEILAALSNEQ; this comes from the coding sequence ATGACCATTAAACTTTATGCCCTGAGTACCTGCCCGTACTGTATGAAGACCAAGCAATTGCTTAACGAGCAAGGGGCTACCTATGATTTGATCGACGTTGACCTGGCCCCGGATGAGGTGGCGGCCAGGGCGCTGGAGGAGGTGCGGAAATTGACCGGCCAGCAATCCTTCCCGGTAATCGTGATCAACGATAGGGTGATCAGGGGTTATCACCGGGAGGAAATCCTGGCGGCGCTAAGCAATGAGCAGTAA
- a CDS encoding SDH family Clp fold serine proteinase: MDFLNIIWIIFFIMAFLPMLHQRRIEAARLHLIKTFEKKRNSRLVTLIHRQEALSLLGIPLSRYINIEDSEQLLRAIRLTPDDMPIDLVLHTPGGLVLAAEQIAHAILKHPGKVTVYVPHYAMSGGTLIALAADEIIMDENAVLGPVDPQLGEYPAASIIKVVEEKDKNKIDDRTLILADIARKAMRQVRESLIELLAEKMERQQAEELATTLSEGRWTHDYPIGVEELTAMGLPVKTGLPREIYQLMELYPQPAGRRPSVQYVPLPYSRREGQRG, translated from the coding sequence GTGGATTTCCTGAATATCATCTGGATTATTTTCTTTATCATGGCCTTCTTGCCCATGCTGCACCAGCGGCGTATCGAAGCGGCCCGCCTGCACCTCATTAAGACCTTTGAAAAAAAGCGAAACTCCCGCCTGGTCACCCTCATCCACCGCCAGGAAGCCCTGAGCCTCCTGGGCATCCCCTTGAGCAGGTATATTAATATAGAAGACTCGGAACAGCTCCTGCGGGCCATCCGCTTGACCCCCGACGATATGCCCATTGACCTGGTTCTGCATACCCCCGGCGGCCTGGTCCTGGCGGCCGAGCAGATCGCCCACGCCATCTTAAAGCACCCGGGCAAAGTAACCGTCTACGTGCCCCACTACGCCATGTCCGGGGGCACCCTCATCGCCCTGGCCGCCGATGAGATTATCATGGACGAAAACGCCGTCCTGGGGCCGGTGGACCCCCAGCTGGGTGAGTACCCAGCCGCCTCGATTATCAAGGTTGTCGAGGAAAAGGATAAAAATAAAATCGATGACCGCACCCTCATCCTGGCGGATATCGCCCGCAAGGCCATGAGGCAAGTGCGGGAGAGCCTGATAGAGCTCCTGGCGGAAAAAATGGAGCGGCAGCAGGCCGAGGAACTGGCTACGACCCTGAGCGAGGGCCGCTGGACCCACGACTACCCCATTGGCGTCGAAGAATTAACCGCCATGGGTTTACCGGTTAAAACCGGCCTGCCCCGGGAGATTTACCAGCTCATGGAACTCTACCCCCAGCCGGCCGGCCGCCGGCCGTCGGTCCAGTACGTGCCCCTGCCCTACAGCCGCCGGGAAGGGCAACGGGGTTAG
- a CDS encoding DUF1657 domain-containing protein, whose translation MTIGTQMHQTLTSLEGAVADLKSYALQTEDKTAKKQFTDYANQLDSITQGLKGRVNYLESQEPQYKVFQQAQQSQQQ comes from the coding sequence ATGACCATTGGTACCCAGATGCACCAGACCCTCACCAGCCTGGAAGGCGCCGTAGCCGACCTGAAGTCCTATGCCCTGCAAACCGAGGACAAAACCGCCAAGAAGCAGTTCACCGACTACGCCAACCAGCTCGATAGTATCACCCAGGGCTTAAAGGGCCGGGTCAACTACCTGGAAAGCCAGGAACCCCAGTACAAGGTCTTCCAGCAGGCGCAGCAATCCCAGCAGCAGTAG
- a CDS encoding stalk domain-containing protein produces MPAINRCVGKKIATLLLCVSPLLAMPVPAAAGEAVKLVLDNKPLVIPAGDQGAFIKGDRTYVPLRIISEKLGARVDWQPEANRVVITTPDSTAVTPPGNPGLVPAAVQIVIDGQVLKIPAGYGQPYITPAGRTVVPLRAVGEALGCEVNWLGASNTVDIKSATYKLLVELAGYRTNLKLLDGKVINSAELLQKDTSTWSQEQLQQFRSYAQDLSKYDQQVKLPDGTALNMADLTIQGPAVASAAQLRAWIEGEKPRLQAKLRQQYNRNLLPIPDLADLYIRIGTEYGIRGDIAFAQAAKETFYWQFTGSVQPDQNNYCGLGATGSPNTGQEPLNGADPTKVRFAPGVHGAIFASPEVGVEAHIQHLYAYATNKPLPPGKKLYDPRFNLVQRGSAPTWQGLNARWAVPGTTYGQSIIADYWLPALAAK; encoded by the coding sequence GTGCCTGCCATTAATCGCTGTGTCGGGAAGAAGATCGCCACCTTGCTTTTATGTGTCAGTCCCCTGTTAGCCATGCCGGTGCCGGCGGCCGCCGGGGAAGCCGTGAAGCTGGTGCTGGACAATAAGCCCCTGGTTATACCGGCGGGGGACCAGGGGGCCTTTATAAAGGGAGACCGGACCTACGTTCCCTTGCGGATTATCAGCGAAAAACTGGGCGCCCGGGTAGACTGGCAGCCGGAGGCTAACCGGGTCGTTATCACCACCCCTGACTCAACGGCGGTGACACCCCCGGGTAATCCAGGCCTGGTACCGGCGGCAGTGCAGATTGTTATCGACGGCCAAGTTTTAAAAATCCCGGCCGGTTATGGCCAGCCTTACATAACCCCTGCGGGACGTACGGTGGTCCCCCTGCGGGCAGTGGGTGAAGCCCTGGGCTGCGAGGTCAACTGGCTGGGCGCCAGCAATACGGTAGATATTAAATCCGCCACCTACAAACTCCTGGTAGAGCTGGCCGGGTACCGGACCAACCTGAAGTTGCTGGACGGGAAGGTAATCAACTCCGCTGAACTTCTCCAAAAGGATACATCAACCTGGAGTCAGGAGCAACTGCAGCAGTTTCGTTCTTATGCTCAGGACCTGAGCAAGTACGACCAGCAGGTCAAGCTACCCGACGGTACGGCATTAAATATGGCCGACCTCACCATCCAGGGGCCGGCAGTGGCCAGCGCCGCCCAGCTGCGGGCCTGGATTGAAGGGGAGAAGCCGCGCCTGCAGGCCAAGCTGCGGCAACAGTACAACCGGAACCTGCTCCCCATCCCCGATCTGGCGGATCTCTACATCCGTATCGGCACTGAATACGGCATCCGGGGCGACATCGCCTTTGCCCAGGCAGCCAAGGAGACCTTCTATTGGCAGTTCACCGGTAGCGTCCAGCCCGACCAGAATAACTACTGCGGCCTCGGGGCCACCGGCAGCCCCAACACCGGCCAGGAGCCCTTGAATGGCGCCGACCCCACTAAAGTCCGGTTCGCCCCAGGCGTTCATGGCGCCATCTTCGCCTCCCCGGAGGTGGGTGTCGAAGCCCACATCCAGCACCTTTACGCCTACGCCACTAATAAGCCCTTACCCCCGGGCAAAAAACTCTATGACCCGCGCTTCAACCTGGTGCAGCGCGGCTCCGCCCCTACCTGGCAGGGGCTCAACGCCCGCTGGGCGGTTCCCGGTACAACCTACGGCCAGAGCATCATCGCGGACTACTGGCTGCCGGCCCTGGCGGCAAAATAA